In the Paroedura picta isolate Pp20150507F chromosome 15, Ppicta_v3.0, whole genome shotgun sequence genome, one interval contains:
- the EIF4G3 gene encoding eukaryotic translation initiation factor 4 gamma 3 isoform X19, with translation MSTQPQTRSPFFQRPQIQPPRAAIQNSSPSLRPGAQTPAAVYPTNQHIMMVNHLPMPYPMPQGPQYCIPQYRHSGPPYVGPPQQYPVQPPGPGPFYPGPGPGEFPNAYGAPFYPSQPVYQSAPIIVPTQQQQPLPPTKREKKTIRIRDPNQGGKDITEEIMSGGGSRNPTPPTVRPTSTPTPPQQLPSQIPEHSLAAYGTAETPPLAGNTHVAATADLKQEEKPKADPVLKSPSPALRPEPSGERKDPAGLAAETPATSPETSPEPPLAALPSPVTGLAAAAPSQPPFATDFGDRSDLASPTLEAPLLLSAVPCLETPIRPPADESSVDVCRDPRRVVQSERQGTASANLMNELNGVSDQVTVTDGVVEREPQEGVPSVVELDTPEATQVEVEGAPSSASEHLSTTPSPPPTLPPSPPLSAAAAASSSPPPPPLPLPVALQGDLEGEESTRTIVSEDVPEALGRMEPEAGGCPKENAESHEGLNARMGHGPAPPAVTAPKTWKKPKDRSQAAEEVDPEAEVQVEDEQRGDRRLDESDQEAMSQERDSPFDLKLAKALEENGEQEGGEPIRNGAENVLEGEGGDRQAGCLESSGEAPACQYKPEQWKPLDTEGKKQYGREFLLDFQFMPACIQKPEGLPPISDVVLDKINQPKPSLRTLDPRILARGPDFTPAFADFGRQMPGGRVTAVSACKVQPPPGLQSLARCGAPACPLLVSSHPPLRNLPIGLLNVGPRRSQPGQRREPRKIITVCVKEDVHLKKAENAWKPSLKRETQVEDPESIKTQELFRKVRSILNKLTPQMFNQLMKQVTDLTVDTEERLKGVIDLVFEKAIDEPSFSVAYANMCRCLVTLKVPMAEKPGSTVNFRKLLLNRCQKEFEKDKADDDVFEKKQKELEAATAAEERTRLHDELEEAKDKARRRSIGNIKFIGELFKLKMLTEAIMHDCVVKLLKNHDEESLECLCRLLTTIGKDLDFEKAKPRMDQYFNQMEKIVKERKTSSRIRFMLQDVIDLRQCNWISRRADQGPKTIEQIHKEAKIEEQEEQRKVQQLMTKDKRRPGVQRVEEGGWNTVQGAKNSRVLDPTKFLKITKPTIDEKIQLVPKAQLGSWGKGSSGGAKVSEIDSLRPSATSLNRFSALQPPGSSVSTSVTSSELDSRRALTSRGSSGREKNDKLLPSSVARPSTFLRGSSSSSSKELLLDNQAQEEQRREMLETVKQLTGGLESDRSSTEADRSKTPEVAKPEIPTYPAQDSKPSLSDEEVERKCRSIIDEFLHISDYKEAMQCVEELDVPDVLPVFVQVGVESTLERSQITRDHLGQLLFQLVQSEKLSKADFFKGFADTLETADDMAIDIPHIWLYLAELVTPMLKEGGISMRELLTEFSKPLLPVGRAGILLSEILHLLCKQMSHKKVAALWREADLSWRDFLPEGEDVHTFLAEQKLDFTETDSSSEALSRKELSGEDLNRQLEKLIMEDKANEEQIFDWVEANLDETQMSSPTFLRALMTAVCKAAIIADSSSLRVDTAVIKQRVPILLKYLDSDTEKELQALYALQASIVKLDQPPNLLRMFFDCLYDEEVISEDAFYKWESSKDPAEQNGKGVALKSVTAFFTWLREAEEESEDN, from the exons tttttccaGCGACCTCAAATCCAGCCTCCAAGAGCTGCCATTCAGAACAGCAGCCCTTCCCTCCGCCCAGGGGCACAAACGCCAGCAGCTGTCTATCCAACCAATCAGCACATCATGATGGTGAACCACCTGCCAATGCCCTACCCGATGCCTCAGGGCCCCCAGTACTGTATCCCACAG TATCGTCACAGTGGCCCTCCATACGTGGGGCCACCACAGCAGTACCCTGTTCAGCCACCAGGACCGGGCCCGTTTTATCCAGGACCGGGGCCTGGAGAGTTTCCCAACGCTTACg GAGCACCTTTCTATCCAAGTCAGCCGGTGTATCAGTCAGCACCCATCATAGTGCCTACGCAGCAACAgcagcccctcccacccaccaagCGGGAGAAGAAAACG ATTCGCATCCGAGATCCAAATCAGGGGGGCAAAGACATAACAGAAGAAATTATGTCTGGAGGAGGTAGCAGAAACCCCACACCTCCAACTGTTCGGCCTACATCAACACCCACTCCTCCCCAG cagctgcccagcCAGATCCCAGAGCACAGCCTTGCAGCCTACGGGACTGCAGAGACCCCTCCCCTTGCGGGCAACACTCACGTTGCTGCAACTGCTGACCTGAAGCAAG AAGAGAAGCCTAAAGCAGATCCAGTATTAAAatctccttcccctgccctcagACCAGAACCTAGTGGAGAGAGAAAGGACCCAGCAGGCCTGGCTGCAGAGACCCCTGCCACCTCCCCAGAGACCTCCCCAGAGCCTCCTCTGGCTGCTTTGCCCTCCCCTGTCACAGGTTTGGCTGCTGCTGCACCTAGTCAGCCTCCATTTGCAACAGACTTTGGGGACCGAAGTGACCTCGCTTCTCCCACACTGGAAGCCCCTCTTCTTCTCAGTGCAGTGCCCTGCTTGGAAACACCCATCAGACCTCCAGCAGATGAGAGCAGCGTGGATGTCTGCAGGGATCCCAGGCGAGTGGTCCAAAGCGAGCGCCAAGGGACAGCTAGTGCTAATTTAATGAATGAACTCAATGGAGTCAGCGATCAGGTGACTGTGACTGATGGTGTTGTAGAGCGAGAGCCACAGGAGGGAGTGCCCTCAGTGGTGGAGCTGGACACCCCAGAAGCCACCCAGGTGGAAGTGGAAGGTGCGCCGTCTTCAGCTTCCGAGCATCTTTCTACCACTCCATCTCCGCCTCCCACGCTGCCTCCCAGccctcccctctctgctgctgccgccgcctcttccagcccgcctcctcctcctctcccactaCCTGTTGCTCTTCAGGGGGAtttagaaggagaggagagcacAAGAACTATCGTCAGCGAAGATGTTCCAGAAGCACTAGGGAGAATGGAGCCAGAGGCAGGGGGTTGTCCCAAGGAGAATGCTGAGTCTCATGAAGGCCTGAATGCCAGGATGGGCCATGGACCAG CCCCACCAGCTGTAACTGCACCAAAGACGTGGAAGAAACCAAAAGATCGGAGCCAAGCTGCTGAGGAGGTGGACCCTGAAGCTGAG GTGCAAGTGGAAGACGAGCAGAGAGGTGACCGGAGGCTTGACGAATCTGATCAAGAGGCGATGAGTCAGGAGAGAGACTCCCCCTTTGACCTTAAATTAGCAAAGGCCTTGGAAGAAAATGGAGAGCAGGAAGGGGGGGAACCCATCCGCAATGGTGCCGagaatgttttggagggggaaggaggcgaCAGGCAAGCAGGCTGCCTCGAGAGCTCCGGCGAAGCCCCAGCCTGCCAATATAAGCCAG AGCAGTGGAAGCCCCTGGACACAGAAGGGAAAAAGCAGTATGGCCGAGAGTTCCTCCTGGACTTCCAATTCATGCCTGCCTGCATCCAGAAGCCAGAGGGACTGCCACCCATCAGTGACGTTGTCCTTGACAAG ATCAATCAGCCAAAGCCGTCCCTTCGAACTTTGGATCCACGCATCTTGGCACGTGGTCCAGATTTCACACCAGCGTTTGCTGATTTTGGAAGACAGATGCCTGGTGGACGGGTGACAGCAGTAAGT GCCTGCAAAGTGCAGCcccctcctggactccagtctcTTGCTCGGTGTGGCGCCCCAGCCTGCCCTTTGCTGGTCTCCTCTCACCCACCACTGCGGAACCTGCCGATAGGG CTGTTGAATGTTGGGCCACGGAGATCTCAGCCAGGTCAGAGACGGGAGCCCCGAAAGATCATCACTGTTTGTGTCAAAGAGGATGTCCACCTAAAGAAGGCCGAGAATGCCTGGAAGCCGAGCCTGAAACGAGAGACCCAAGTGGAAGACCCTGAGAGCATCAAGACCCAG GAGCTGTTCCGCAAAGTTCGAAGTATCTTGAACAAGCTGACCCCCCAGATGTTCAATCAGTTAATGAAGCAAGTGACTGATCTGACTGTGGacactgaggaaaggctgaaaggtGTCATCGACCTGGTGTTTGAGAAGGCCATTGATGAGCCCAGCTTCTCAGTGGCTTATGCAAACATGTGTCGATGTCTTGTCACG CTGAAGGTGCCCATGGCAGAGAAGCCTGGCAGCACGGTGAACTTCCGCAAGCTGCTGCTGAATCGTTGCCAGAAGGAATTTGAAAAGGATAAAGCTGACGATGATGTCTttgagaagaagcagaaggaacTGGAAGCTGCTACCGCA GCCGAGGAGAGGACACGACTCCATGATGAACTGGAAGAGGCAAAGGACAAGGCACGCCGGCGCTCCATTGGCAACATCAAGTTCATTGGGGAGCTCTTCAAACTGAAGATGTTGACAGAGGCCATCATGCACGACTGCGTGGTGAAGCTCCTGAAGAACCATGACGAGGAGTCCTTGGAGTGCCTCTGCCGCCTCTTGACCACCATTGGCAAAGACTTGGACTTTGAGAAAGCCAAG CCCCGCATGGATCAGTATTTCAACCAAATGGAAAAGATAGTGAAAGAGAGAAAAACTTCGTCAAGGATCCGCTTCATGCTTCAAGATGTCATTGACCTCAGGCAG TGCAATTGGATATCACGGAGGGCAGATCAGGGCCCCAAGACAATAGAGCAGATCCATAAAGAAGCAAAAATTGAAGAGCAGGAGGAGCAACGCAAGGTCCAGCAGTTGATGACCAAAGATAAGAGAAGGCCTG gtGTCCAGAGGGTGGAGGAGGGTGGTTGGAACACTGTGCAAGGGGCAAAAAATAGCCGTGTACTGGACCCCACCAAGTTCCTTAAAATCACCAAG CCCACAATAGATGAAAAGATCCAGCTTGTGCCTAAAGCCCAGTTGGGCAGCTGGGGAAAAGGCAGCAGCGGTGGAGCAAAGGTCAGCGAGATAG ATTCCTTACGACCAAGTGCCACTAGTTTGAACCGCTTCTCTGCACTGCAGCCTCCCGGGTCATCTGTCTCCACTTCAGTCACCTCCTCGGAGTTGGACTCTCGCAGGGCCTTAACTAG TCGCGGGAGTTCAGGCAGAGAGAAGAACGACAAGCTGCTGCCCTCTTCTGTTGCCCGGCCCAGCACTTTCCtgcggggcagcagcagcagcagcagcaaagagctCCTCCTGGACAACCAGGCTCAAGAGGAACAGCGGAGGGAGATGCTGGAGACGGTGAAGCAGTTGACCGGGGGCCTGGAGAGTGACCGTAGCAGCACCGAGGCTGATAGGAGCAAAACCCCGGAAGTGG CCAAACCTGAAATCCCCACCTACCCTGCCCAAGACAGCAAGCCTTCCCTATCAGACGAGGAAGTGGAGAGAAAGTGCCGATCGATCATTGATGAATTCCTGCACATTAGTGACTACAAG GAAGCAATGCAGTGTGTGGAGGAGCTGGATGTGCCGGACGTGCTGCCTGTTTTTGTGCAGGTGGGGGTGGAGTCCACCCTTGAGCGGAGTCAGATCACTAGAGATCActtgggccagttgctctttCAGCTGGTGCAGTCAGAGAAGCTGAGCAAGGCAGACTTCTTCAAGGG GTTTGCAGACACCTTGGAGACAGCAGATGACATGGCCATCGACATCCCACACATCTGGTTGTACTTGGCTGAACTTGTGACCCCCATGTTGAAAGAAGGAGGAATCTCTATGAGAGAACTTCTGAC AGAGTTTAGCAAGCCGTTGCTTCCGGTGGGAAGAGCTGGCATCTTACTTTCCGAAATATTGCACCTTCTATGCAAGCAAATG AGCCATAAGAAAGTAGCAGCCCTGTGGAGGGAGGCTGACCTCAGTTGGAGAGACTTCTTACCCGAAGGTGAAGATGTCCACACCTTCCTTGCTGAGCAG aagTTGGACTTCACAGAAACAGACAGTTCCTCAGAAGCACTTTCAAGGAAAGAACTCTCTGGGGAAGACCTAAACAGACAGCTGGAGAAACTCATTATGGAGGACAAGGCGAATGAAGAGCAGATCTTCGACTGGGTGGAG GCAAATCTAGATGAGACCCAAATGAGTTCACCTACATTCCTTAGAGCTTTAATGACAGCAGTTTGTAAAGCAGCTATTATAG CGGATAGTTCTAGCTTGAGGGTGGACACTGCTGTTATCAAGCAGAGAGTGCCGATCTTACTTAAGTACCTAGACTCAGACACGGAGAAGGAACTACAAGCACTTTACGCACTACAAGCATCAATAGTAAAACTTGACCAGCCTCCGA ATTTGTTACGGATGTTTTTCGATTGCCTGTATGATGAGGAGGTGATATCAGAGGATGCCTTCTACAAGTGGGAAAGCAGCAAAGACCCGGCAGAGCAGAACGGCAAGGGTGTAGCGCTTAAGTCGGTCACAGCATTCTTCACGTGGCTACGAGAAGCTGAAGAGGAGTCAGAGGATAATTAA
- the EIF4G3 gene encoding eukaryotic translation initiation factor 4 gamma 3 isoform X2: MAPYPSGQNAAPTTLVYPQAPQTMSTQPQTRSPPSPCTEPWKRRKVLQQSLVYRSLTERGWIKYCIFAPGPRPAHHQGGFRPIQFFQRPQIQPPRAAIQNSSPSLRPGAQTPAAVYPTNQHIMMVNHLPMPYPMPQGPQYCIPQYRHSGPPYVGPPQQYPVQPPGPGPFYPGPGPGEFPNAYGAPFYPSQPVYQSAPIIVPTQQQQPLPPTKREKKTIRIRDPNQGGKDITEEIMSGGGSRNPTPPTVRPTSTPTPPQQLPSQIPEHSLAAYGTAETPPLAGNTHVAATADLKQEEKPKADPVLKSPSPALRPEPSGERKDPAGLAAETPATSPETSPEPPLAALPSPVTGLAAAAPSQPPFATDFGDRSDLASPTLEAPLLLSAVPCLETPIRPPADESSVDVCRDPRRVVQSERQGTASANLMNELNGVSDQVTVTDGVVEREPQEGVPSVVELDTPEATQVEVEGAPSSASEHLSTTPSPPPTLPPSPPLSAAAAASSSPPPPPLPLPVALQGDLEGEESTRTIVSEDVPEALGRMEPEAGGCPKENAESHEGLNARMGHGPAPPAVTAPKTWKKPKDRSQAAEEVDPEAEVQVEDEQRGDRRLDESDQEAMSQERDSPFDLKLAKALEENGEQEGGEPIRNGAENVLEGEGGDRQAGCLESSGEAPACQYKPEQWKPLDTEGKKQYGREFLLDFQFMPACIQKPEGLPPISDVVLDKINQPKPSLRTLDPRILARGPDFTPAFADFGRQMPGGRVTAVSACKVQPPPGLQSLARCGAPACPLLVSSHPPLRNLPIGLLNVGPRRSQPGQRREPRKIITVCVKEDVHLKKAENAWKPSLKRETQVEDPESIKTQELFRKVRSILNKLTPQMFNQLMKQVTDLTVDTEERLKGVIDLVFEKAIDEPSFSVAYANMCRCLVTLKVPMAEKPGSTVNFRKLLLNRCQKEFEKDKADDDVFEKKQKELEAATAAEERTRLHDELEEAKDKARRRSIGNIKFIGELFKLKMLTEAIMHDCVVKLLKNHDEESLECLCRLLTTIGKDLDFEKAKPRMDQYFNQMEKIVKERKTSSRIRFMLQDVIDLRQCNWISRRADQGPKTIEQIHKEAKIEEQEEQRKVQQLMTKDKRRPGVQRVEEGGWNTVQGAKNSRVLDPTKFLKITKPTIDEKIQLVPKAQLGSWGKGSSGGAKVSEIDSLRPSATSLNRFSALQPPGSSVSTSVTSSELDSRRALTSRGSSGREKNDKLLPSSVARPSTFLRGSSSSSSKELLLDNQAQEEQRREMLETVKQLTGGLESDRSSTEADRSKTPEVAKPEIPTYPAQDSKPSLSDEEVERKCRSIIDEFLHISDYKATMQCVEELDVPDVLPVFVQVGVESTLERSQITRDHLGQLLFQLVQSEKLSKADFFKGFADTLETADDMAIDIPHIWLYLAELVTPMLKEGGISMRELLTEFSKPLLPVGRAGILLSEILHLLCKQMSHKKVAALWREADLSWRDFLPEGEDVHTFLAEQKLDFTETDSSSEALSRKELSGEDLNRQLEKLIMEDKANEEQIFDWVEANLDETQMSSPTFLRALMTAVCKAAIIADSSSLRVDTAVIKQRVPILLKYLDSDTEKELQALYALQASIVKLDQPPNLLRMFFDCLYDEEVISEDAFYKWESSKDPAEQNGKGVALKSVTAFFTWLREAEEESEDN; the protein is encoded by the exons GGAGGATTCAGACCCATCCAG tttttccaGCGACCTCAAATCCAGCCTCCAAGAGCTGCCATTCAGAACAGCAGCCCTTCCCTCCGCCCAGGGGCACAAACGCCAGCAGCTGTCTATCCAACCAATCAGCACATCATGATGGTGAACCACCTGCCAATGCCCTACCCGATGCCTCAGGGCCCCCAGTACTGTATCCCACAG TATCGTCACAGTGGCCCTCCATACGTGGGGCCACCACAGCAGTACCCTGTTCAGCCACCAGGACCGGGCCCGTTTTATCCAGGACCGGGGCCTGGAGAGTTTCCCAACGCTTACg GAGCACCTTTCTATCCAAGTCAGCCGGTGTATCAGTCAGCACCCATCATAGTGCCTACGCAGCAACAgcagcccctcccacccaccaagCGGGAGAAGAAAACG ATTCGCATCCGAGATCCAAATCAGGGGGGCAAAGACATAACAGAAGAAATTATGTCTGGAGGAGGTAGCAGAAACCCCACACCTCCAACTGTTCGGCCTACATCAACACCCACTCCTCCCCAG cagctgcccagcCAGATCCCAGAGCACAGCCTTGCAGCCTACGGGACTGCAGAGACCCCTCCCCTTGCGGGCAACACTCACGTTGCTGCAACTGCTGACCTGAAGCAAG AAGAGAAGCCTAAAGCAGATCCAGTATTAAAatctccttcccctgccctcagACCAGAACCTAGTGGAGAGAGAAAGGACCCAGCAGGCCTGGCTGCAGAGACCCCTGCCACCTCCCCAGAGACCTCCCCAGAGCCTCCTCTGGCTGCTTTGCCCTCCCCTGTCACAGGTTTGGCTGCTGCTGCACCTAGTCAGCCTCCATTTGCAACAGACTTTGGGGACCGAAGTGACCTCGCTTCTCCCACACTGGAAGCCCCTCTTCTTCTCAGTGCAGTGCCCTGCTTGGAAACACCCATCAGACCTCCAGCAGATGAGAGCAGCGTGGATGTCTGCAGGGATCCCAGGCGAGTGGTCCAAAGCGAGCGCCAAGGGACAGCTAGTGCTAATTTAATGAATGAACTCAATGGAGTCAGCGATCAGGTGACTGTGACTGATGGTGTTGTAGAGCGAGAGCCACAGGAGGGAGTGCCCTCAGTGGTGGAGCTGGACACCCCAGAAGCCACCCAGGTGGAAGTGGAAGGTGCGCCGTCTTCAGCTTCCGAGCATCTTTCTACCACTCCATCTCCGCCTCCCACGCTGCCTCCCAGccctcccctctctgctgctgccgccgcctcttccagcccgcctcctcctcctctcccactaCCTGTTGCTCTTCAGGGGGAtttagaaggagaggagagcacAAGAACTATCGTCAGCGAAGATGTTCCAGAAGCACTAGGGAGAATGGAGCCAGAGGCAGGGGGTTGTCCCAAGGAGAATGCTGAGTCTCATGAAGGCCTGAATGCCAGGATGGGCCATGGACCAG CCCCACCAGCTGTAACTGCACCAAAGACGTGGAAGAAACCAAAAGATCGGAGCCAAGCTGCTGAGGAGGTGGACCCTGAAGCTGAG GTGCAAGTGGAAGACGAGCAGAGAGGTGACCGGAGGCTTGACGAATCTGATCAAGAGGCGATGAGTCAGGAGAGAGACTCCCCCTTTGACCTTAAATTAGCAAAGGCCTTGGAAGAAAATGGAGAGCAGGAAGGGGGGGAACCCATCCGCAATGGTGCCGagaatgttttggagggggaaggaggcgaCAGGCAAGCAGGCTGCCTCGAGAGCTCCGGCGAAGCCCCAGCCTGCCAATATAAGCCAG AGCAGTGGAAGCCCCTGGACACAGAAGGGAAAAAGCAGTATGGCCGAGAGTTCCTCCTGGACTTCCAATTCATGCCTGCCTGCATCCAGAAGCCAGAGGGACTGCCACCCATCAGTGACGTTGTCCTTGACAAG ATCAATCAGCCAAAGCCGTCCCTTCGAACTTTGGATCCACGCATCTTGGCACGTGGTCCAGATTTCACACCAGCGTTTGCTGATTTTGGAAGACAGATGCCTGGTGGACGGGTGACAGCAGTAAGT GCCTGCAAAGTGCAGCcccctcctggactccagtctcTTGCTCGGTGTGGCGCCCCAGCCTGCCCTTTGCTGGTCTCCTCTCACCCACCACTGCGGAACCTGCCGATAGGG CTGTTGAATGTTGGGCCACGGAGATCTCAGCCAGGTCAGAGACGGGAGCCCCGAAAGATCATCACTGTTTGTGTCAAAGAGGATGTCCACCTAAAGAAGGCCGAGAATGCCTGGAAGCCGAGCCTGAAACGAGAGACCCAAGTGGAAGACCCTGAGAGCATCAAGACCCAG GAGCTGTTCCGCAAAGTTCGAAGTATCTTGAACAAGCTGACCCCCCAGATGTTCAATCAGTTAATGAAGCAAGTGACTGATCTGACTGTGGacactgaggaaaggctgaaaggtGTCATCGACCTGGTGTTTGAGAAGGCCATTGATGAGCCCAGCTTCTCAGTGGCTTATGCAAACATGTGTCGATGTCTTGTCACG CTGAAGGTGCCCATGGCAGAGAAGCCTGGCAGCACGGTGAACTTCCGCAAGCTGCTGCTGAATCGTTGCCAGAAGGAATTTGAAAAGGATAAAGCTGACGATGATGTCTttgagaagaagcagaaggaacTGGAAGCTGCTACCGCA GCCGAGGAGAGGACACGACTCCATGATGAACTGGAAGAGGCAAAGGACAAGGCACGCCGGCGCTCCATTGGCAACATCAAGTTCATTGGGGAGCTCTTCAAACTGAAGATGTTGACAGAGGCCATCATGCACGACTGCGTGGTGAAGCTCCTGAAGAACCATGACGAGGAGTCCTTGGAGTGCCTCTGCCGCCTCTTGACCACCATTGGCAAAGACTTGGACTTTGAGAAAGCCAAG CCCCGCATGGATCAGTATTTCAACCAAATGGAAAAGATAGTGAAAGAGAGAAAAACTTCGTCAAGGATCCGCTTCATGCTTCAAGATGTCATTGACCTCAGGCAG TGCAATTGGATATCACGGAGGGCAGATCAGGGCCCCAAGACAATAGAGCAGATCCATAAAGAAGCAAAAATTGAAGAGCAGGAGGAGCAACGCAAGGTCCAGCAGTTGATGACCAAAGATAAGAGAAGGCCTG gtGTCCAGAGGGTGGAGGAGGGTGGTTGGAACACTGTGCAAGGGGCAAAAAATAGCCGTGTACTGGACCCCACCAAGTTCCTTAAAATCACCAAG CCCACAATAGATGAAAAGATCCAGCTTGTGCCTAAAGCCCAGTTGGGCAGCTGGGGAAAAGGCAGCAGCGGTGGAGCAAAGGTCAGCGAGATAG ATTCCTTACGACCAAGTGCCACTAGTTTGAACCGCTTCTCTGCACTGCAGCCTCCCGGGTCATCTGTCTCCACTTCAGTCACCTCCTCGGAGTTGGACTCTCGCAGGGCCTTAACTAG TCGCGGGAGTTCAGGCAGAGAGAAGAACGACAAGCTGCTGCCCTCTTCTGTTGCCCGGCCCAGCACTTTCCtgcggggcagcagcagcagcagcagcaaagagctCCTCCTGGACAACCAGGCTCAAGAGGAACAGCGGAGGGAGATGCTGGAGACGGTGAAGCAGTTGACCGGGGGCCTGGAGAGTGACCGTAGCAGCACCGAGGCTGATAGGAGCAAAACCCCGGAAGTGG CCAAACCTGAAATCCCCACCTACCCTGCCCAAGACAGCAAGCCTTCCCTATCAGACGAGGAAGTGGAGAGAAAGTGCCGATCGATCATTGATGAATTCCTGCACATTAGTGACTACAAGGCAA CAATGCAGTGTGTGGAGGAGCTGGATGTGCCGGACGTGCTGCCTGTTTTTGTGCAGGTGGGGGTGGAGTCCACCCTTGAGCGGAGTCAGATCACTAGAGATCActtgggccagttgctctttCAGCTGGTGCAGTCAGAGAAGCTGAGCAAGGCAGACTTCTTCAAGGG GTTTGCAGACACCTTGGAGACAGCAGATGACATGGCCATCGACATCCCACACATCTGGTTGTACTTGGCTGAACTTGTGACCCCCATGTTGAAAGAAGGAGGAATCTCTATGAGAGAACTTCTGAC AGAGTTTAGCAAGCCGTTGCTTCCGGTGGGAAGAGCTGGCATCTTACTTTCCGAAATATTGCACCTTCTATGCAAGCAAATG AGCCATAAGAAAGTAGCAGCCCTGTGGAGGGAGGCTGACCTCAGTTGGAGAGACTTCTTACCCGAAGGTGAAGATGTCCACACCTTCCTTGCTGAGCAG aagTTGGACTTCACAGAAACAGACAGTTCCTCAGAAGCACTTTCAAGGAAAGAACTCTCTGGGGAAGACCTAAACAGACAGCTGGAGAAACTCATTATGGAGGACAAGGCGAATGAAGAGCAGATCTTCGACTGGGTGGAG GCAAATCTAGATGAGACCCAAATGAGTTCACCTACATTCCTTAGAGCTTTAATGACAGCAGTTTGTAAAGCAGCTATTATAG CGGATAGTTCTAGCTTGAGGGTGGACACTGCTGTTATCAAGCAGAGAGTGCCGATCTTACTTAAGTACCTAGACTCAGACACGGAGAAGGAACTACAAGCACTTTACGCACTACAAGCATCAATAGTAAAACTTGACCAGCCTCCGA ATTTGTTACGGATGTTTTTCGATTGCCTGTATGATGAGGAGGTGATATCAGAGGATGCCTTCTACAAGTGGGAAAGCAGCAAAGACCCGGCAGAGCAGAACGGCAAGGGTGTAGCGCTTAAGTCGGTCACAGCATTCTTCACGTGGCTACGAGAAGCTGAAGAGGAGTCAGAGGATAATTAA